A single window of Nicotiana tomentosiformis chromosome 1, ASM39032v3, whole genome shotgun sequence DNA harbors:
- the LOC138891552 gene encoding uncharacterized protein, whose amino-acid sequence MTGLHQGSAFSPFLFALVIDVLTLHIQGEVSWCMLFADDIVLIDETRNSVNAQLKGDGEIDEDFTHHIGAGWMKWRLVSGVLCHKKVPSKLKDRIRNKVIRDKVGVAPIEDKMRKAWLKWFGHVKMRSTNALVRRCERLTLEGLLRGRGRPNKRWGEAIRQDMAELHLTEDMTLYRKEKLIQTPNTSKE is encoded by the exons ATGACggggttgcatcagggatcagcattcagcccttttttgtttgctctggtgataGACGTGCTGACGCTCCACATCCAAGGAGAGGtgtcgtggtgcatgctatttgcagacgATATTGTATTAATTGACGAGACGCGAAACAGTGTGAATGCGCAATTAAAG ggggatggggagattgatgaagatttCACACATCATATTGGGgcaggatggatgaaatggagacttgTTTCCGGTGTTTTATGTCACAAGAAGGTGCCAtcgaaacttaaag ataggatcagaaataaggttattcgcgacaaggtgggtgtggcacctattgaggacaagatgcggaaaGCGTGGCTTaaatggtttggtcatgtgaagaTGAGGAGCACAAATGCcctggtgaggaggtgtgagaggttgacattggagggccttctgagaggtagaggtaggccaaataagaggtggggagaggcgattaggcaagatatggcgGAGCTTCatctgaccgaggacatgaccctttataggaag gaaAAACTGATCCAAACCCCTAATACCTCCAAAGAATAA